The following are encoded together in the Zygosaccharomyces rouxii strain CBS732 chromosome C complete sequence genome:
- a CDS encoding MCT family MFS transporter (similar to uniprot|Q08268 Saccharomyces cerevisiae YOL119C MCH4 Protein with similarity to mammalian monocarboxylate permeases which are involved in transport of monocarboxylic acids across the plasma membrane mutant is not deficient in monocarboxylate transport) yields the protein MLPREAILGPARALFKKKSSNNVRDEEMQEFAQTEYKGSGYLGNPFPEDSLLKRNNEELKSYDTGLSQIKSRFDEEESEDDEIDEFPDGGLQAWLAVLGAFIGLIPVFGMLNSVGAIESYISKHQLKDVSSSTVSWIFSLYLAFSFLSCIFSGGYFDRNGSTTPMIAGTIVYVGGLFALANCYKTYQFILAFSLCSGIGTGVLMTPLVSVVATWFNKKRGIATSVATMGGSLGGVIFPIMLRSLYNEVGYPWAIRILAFVFLACLLFSLKFAREREKPVAKPFESKKDMIRWYASASLNWRYFLDWKFLFTALGASLAECSLTASATYLTSYALARGYSQSMSYYLITANNGLGILGRFIPAYVADKWLGRFNVSIITIAMAAFFNFVVWLPFGGQSGALWAYACLYGFATGSILTLTPVCIGQISSVHDFGKRYSTAYFLQAILTIPVLPIGGVIIGNGSIANYNKFIVYVSVLMAAGAFCYFISRNLCVGLRFAKF from the coding sequence atGCTACCGAGGGAAGCAATTCTGGGACCTGCTAGAGCCcttttcaagaagaaaagctCTAATAATGTTCGAGATGAAGAGATGCAAGAGTTTGCGCAGACCGAATACAAGGGTTCCGGATATTTGGGAAACCCTTTTCCAGAGGATTctttattgaaaaggaacaaCGAAGAGCTTAAATCCTACGATACAGGGTTAAgtcaaatcaaatcaaggtttgatgaagaggagagcgaagatgatgaaattgatgagtTTCCTGATGGTGGTCTTCAAGCATGGCTAGCGGTTTTAGGGGCATTCATTGGATTAATTCCAGTATTTGGTATGCTTAATTCTGTAGGTGCTATTGAGTCGTATATCTCTAAGcatcaattgaaagatgtatcttcatcaacggTTTCATGGATCTTTTCACTTTACCTGGCTTTCAGTTTTCTAAGTTGTATTTTCTCAGGTGGTTATTTTGATAGAAATGGTAGTACAACTCCGATGATCGCTGGTACAATCGTGTATGTTGGTGGATTATTTGCATTAGCTAACTGTTATAAGACTTACCAATTCATTTTGGCATTTTCGCTCTGTAGTGGGATTGGAACAGGTGTGTTGATGACACCTCTGGTGAGTGTAGTAGCAACTTGGtttaataaaaaaagaggTATTGCCACTAGTGTCGCTACTATGGGCGGATCGCTTGGAGGTGTTATTTTCCCAATTATGTTGAGAAGCCTATACAATGAAGTCGGATACCCTTGGGCAATTCGAATTCTAGCATTCGTATTTTTAGCATGCCTATTATTTTCGTTGAAATTTGCCCGTGAGAGGGAGAAGCCCGTTGCAAAACCATTTGAATCTAAGAAAGACATGATTCGATGGTACGCGTCTGCATCTTTAAATTGGAGATATTTTCTAGATTGGAAATTCCTCTTCACTGCATTAGGGGCATCTTTGGCAGAATGTTCCTTGACGGCTTCTGCTACCTATTTGACTTCTTATGCATTGGCAAGAGGTTATAGTCAGTCGATGTCATATTATTTGATTACCGCCAACAATGGGCTGGGTATCTTGGGTAGATTTATACCCGCTTACGTGGCCGATAAATGGTTAGGAAGGTTTAACGTTTCCATCATCACAATCGCAATGGCTgctttcttcaatttcgTTGTTTGGTTACCGTTTGGTGGCCAGTCAGGCGCTCTTTGGGCTTACGCTTGTCTCTATGGGTTTGCTACGGGTTCTATCTTAACTTTGACGCCGGTTTGCATAGGGCAAATTTCAAGTGTTCACGATTTTGGTAAACGGTATTCAACCGCATATTTCTTGCAAGCAATTTTAACCATTCCAGTCCTGCCAATTGGTGGTGTTATTATAGGTAACGGTTCCATTGCAAATTACAACAAGTTTATCGTATACGTCTCTGTACTCATGGCGGCAGGAGCGTTCTgttatttcatttcaagaaatctatGCGTAGGTCTTCGCTTTgccaaattttga
- the TRM11 gene encoding tRNA (guanine-N2-)-methyltransferase (highly similar to uniprot|Q12463 Saccharomyces cerevisiae YOL124C Putative S-adenosylmethionine-dependent methyltransferase of the seven beta-strand family) — protein sequence MMSKKYLVYMAHVNVNFRRAELESLADLCGLDIDFSTYNEESPFFVVDLPDDTQASKWIKRSVLSKAIYEYWGEGKNLEELHESIKSQPFHEHYKQLYRQDSFKFEFETYRGSAKANRVEQIETFVYLGFQGKIDMKKPDQIYAIVEEYKPVSDNVGSTVPEKMFFGRLVQRSDRHAMEVYDLKKRPYKGTTSFEAELSLASANIAQVKPGSIMYDPFAGTGSFLSAGGHYGALVIGSDIDGRMIRGKGAAHNISSNFKYYGDSIQFLDVLTMDFTHNALRSNLKIDTILCDPPYGIREGIKVLGAKDPEKYIGKEEVEIHGKKSYLHRDYIPAKKPYSLDNLLDDLLQYASEGLAIGGRLAFWMPTANDENVETVIPLHSCLELKYNCVQEFHKWSRRLLVYENKGPDFKGEDNTGIKRAVSNFRDRYFANFNK from the coding sequence ATGATGTCCAAGAAATACCTTGTTTACATGGCTCATGTAAATGTCAATTTTAGAAGAGCTGAATTGGAGTCATTAGCGGATCTATGTGGATTAGATATTGATTTTAGTACGTATAATGAAGAAAGTCCATTCTTCGTTGTCGATTTACCAGATGATACACAGGCCAGTAAGTGGATTAAAAGATCAGTTTTATCTAAAGCCATTTATGAATATTGGGGGGAAGGAAAAAACTTGGAAGAATTGCATGAATCTATTAAATCTCAACCATTTCATGAACATTATAAACAATTGTATCGCCAAGATTCATTTAagtttgaatttgaaactTATAGAGGTTCCGCAAAGGCCAACCGTGTAGAGCaaattgaaacttttgtaTACCTAGGGTTTCAAGGTAAAATTGACATGAAAAAACCGGATCAAATTTATGCTATAGTTGAGGAATATAAGCCAGTCTCTGATAACGTTGGATCAACCGTACCTGAAAAAATGTTCTTTGGTAGGCTGGTTCAACGTAGTGATCGTCATGCTATGGAGGTTTAcgatttgaagaaaagaccTTACAAGGGAACAACAAGTTTTGAAGCTGAATTATCATTAGCGAGTGCTAATATTGCACAGGTAAAACCTGGTAGTATTATGTATGACCCATTTGCTGGGACAGGTTCCTTTTTATCTGCAGGTGGTCACTATGGTGCACTTGTAATTGGCTCCGATATCGACGGTAGGATGATTAGAGGTAAAGGTGCCGCTCACAATATTAGTTCGAATTTCAAATACTATGGAGATAGTATTCAATTCTTAGATGTGTTGACTATGGATTTCACCCACAATGCTTTGAGGTCTAACCTCAAAATTGATACCATACTATGTGATCCACCTTATGGTATTCGTGAAGGTATCAAAGTCTTGGGCGCTAAGGATCCTGAAAAAtatattggaaaagaagaagtggaaattCATGGTAAGAAATCTTATTTGCATCGTGATTATATTCCTGCAAAGAAGCCTTATTCATTGGATAATTTATTAGATGATCTTTTACAGTACGCTTCTGAAGGGTTGGCCATTGGTGGCAGATTAGCATTTTGGATGCCAACCGCCAATGATGAAAACGTAGAAACGGTTATACCATTGCATTCTTGTTTAGAACTCAAGTACAATTGCGTCCAAGAGTTCCACAAATGGTCTCGTAGGCTACTAGTCTATGAAAACAAAGGACCAGATTTCAAAGGTGAAGACAATACAGGTATAAAGAGGGCAGTGAGTAATTTCAGAGACCGTTATTTCGCAAACTTCAACAAGTGA
- the RPS19A gene encoding 40S ribosomal protein eS19 (highly similar to uniprot|P07280 Saccharomyces cerevisiae YOL121C RPS19A Protein component of the small (40S) ribosomal subunit; nearly identical to Rps19Bp and has similarity to rat S19 ribosomal protein) produces the protein MPGVSVRDVAAQEFINAYASFLQRQGKLEVPGYVDVVKTSSGNELPPQDSEGWFYKRAASVARHIYMRKQVGVGKLNKLYGNAKNRGCRPQKHVDASGSINRKALQALEKIGVVEISPKGGRRISENGQRDLDRIAAQTLEEDE, from the coding sequence ATGCCAGGTGTTTCCGTTAGAGACGTTGCTGCTCAAGAATTCATCAACGCTTACGCTTCTTTCTTGCAAAGACAAGGTAAGTTGGAAGTTCCAGGTTACGTTGATGTTGTGAAAACTTCTTCTGGTAATGAATTACCACCTCAAGACTCTGAAGGTTGGTTCTACAAGCGTGCTGCTTCCGTGGCTAGACACATCTACATGAGAAAGCAAGTCGGTGTTGGTAAGTTGAACAAGTTGTATGGTAACGCTAAGAACAGAGGCTGCAGACCTCAAAAGCACGTTGATGCATCTGGTTCTATCAACAGAAAGGCATTGCAAGCTTTGGAGAAGATTGGTGTTGTGGAAATCTCACCAAAGGGCGGTAGAAGAATCTCTGAAAACGGTCAAAGAGATTTGGACCGTATCGCTGCTCAAACTTTGGAAGAGGATGaataa
- a CDS encoding MCT family MFS transporter (similar to uniprot|Q08268 Saccharomyces cerevisiae YOL119C MCH4 Protein with similarity to mammalian monocarboxylate permeases which are involved in transport of monocarboxylic acids across the plasma membrane mutant is not deficient in monocarboxylate transport): MRWDDSYLRKREQWKLIHQIRHSFSLLSRTKEEGMLPREAILGPARALFKKKSSNNVRDVEMREFTQTDYKGSGFLGNPFPEDSLLKRNNDEIEAYDTGLSQVRSRFDEEESEESDEDNDFPDGGPQAWLAVLGAFIGLIPVFGMPNSVGAIESYISKHQLKDVPSSTVSWIFSLYLAFSFLSCIFSGGYFDRNGSTTPMIAGTIVYVGGLFALANCYKTYQFILAFSLCSGIGTGVLVTPLVSVVATWFDKKRGIATSVATMGGSLGGVIFPIMLRKLYDEVGYPWTIRILAFLFLACLLFSVKFAREREKPAAKPFESKKDMIRWYASASLNWRYFLEWRFLITALAASLAECSLTASGTYLTSYALARGYSQSMSYYLITANNGLGILGRIIPAYVADKWLGRFNVSIITIAMAAFFNFIIWLPFGGQSGALWAYVCLYGFATGSILTLTPVCIGQISSVHDFGKRYSTAYFLQAILTIPVLPIGGVIIGNGSIANYNKFIVYVSVLMAAGAFCYFISRNLCVGLRLAKF, encoded by the coding sequence ATGAGATGGGATGATTCATACTTAAGGAAACGAGAACAATGGAAATTGATTCATCAGATAAGACATTCGTTTTCCTTATTAAGTCGAAcgaaagaagaaggtatGCTACCGAGGGAGGCAATTCTGGGACCTGCTAGAGCCcttttcaagaagaaaagctCTAATAATGTTCGAGACGTAGAGATGCGAGAGTTTACGCAGACCGATTACAAGGGTTCTGGATTTTTGGGGAATCCTTTTCCAGAGGATTctttattgaaaaggaacaaTGACGAGATTGAGGCCTACGATACAGGGTTGAGTCAAGTTAGATcaagatttgatgaagaggagagCGAggaatctgatgaagataatgatttTCCCGACGGTGGCCCCCAAGCATGGTTAGCAGTTTTAGGGGCATTCATTGGATTAATTCCAGTATTTGGTATGCCTAATTCTGTAGGTGCTATTGAGTCATATATCTCTAAGcatcaattgaaagatgtaCCTTCATCAACGGTTTCATGGATCTTTTCACTTTACCTGGCTTTCAGTTTTCTAAGTTGTATTTTCTCAGGCGGTTATTTTGATAGAAATGGTAGCACAACTCCGATGATCGCTGGTACAATAGTGTATGTTGGTGGATTATTTGCATTAGCTAACTGTTATAAGACTTACCAATTCATTTTGGCATTTTCACTTTGTAGTGGGATTGGAACAGGTGTGCTGGTGACACCTCTGGTGAGTGTAGTAGCAACTTGGtttgataaaaaaagaGGTATTGCCACTAGTGTTGCTACTATGGGCGGATCGCTTGGAGGTGTTATTTTCCCAATTATGTTGAGAAAATTGTACGATGAAGTTGGATACCCTTGGACAATTAGAATCCTAGCATTCTTATTTTTAGCATGCCTATTATTTTCAGTAAAATTCGCTCGTGAAAGGGAGAAACCCGCTGCAAAACCATTTGAATCTAAGAAAGATATGATTCGATGGTATGCGTCTGCATCTTTAAATTGGAGATATTTTTTGGAATGGCGATTTCTCATTACTGCTTTGGCGGCATCTCTGGCAGAATGTTCCTTGACGGCCTCCGGTACTTATTTGACTTCCTATGCATTGGCAAGAGGTTATAGTCAGTCGATGTCATATTATTTGATTACCGCTAACAATGGGCTGGGTATCTTGGGTCGAATCATCCCCGCTTACGTGGCCGATAAATGGTTAGGAAGGTTTAACGTTTCCATCATTACAATCGCAATGGCTgctttcttcaatttcatcatttggTTGCCATTTGGTGGCCAATCTGGTGCCCTTTGGGCTTACGTTTGTCTCTATGGGTTTGCTACGGGTTCTATCTTAACTTTGACGCCGGTTTGCATAGGGCAAATTTCAAGTGTTCACGATTTTGGTAAACGGTATTCAACCGCATATTTCTTGCAAGCAATTTTAACCATTCCAGTCCTGCCAATTGGTGGTGTTATTATAGGTAACGGTTCCATTGCAAATTACAACAAGTTTATCGTATACGTCTCTGTACTCATGGCGGCAGGAGCGTTCTgttatttcatttcaagaaatctatGCGTAGGTCTTCGCTTGGCCAAATTCTGA
- the RPL18A gene encoding 60S ribosomal protein eL18 (highly similar to uniprot|P07279 Saccharomyces cerevisiae YOL120C RPL18A Protein component of the large (60S) ribosomal subunit, identical to Rpl18Bp and has similarity to rat L18 ribosomal protein; intron of RPL18A pre-mRNA forms stem-loop structures that are a target for Rnt1p cleavage leading to degradation): MGVDHTHKQHQKSGNRTAPKSENVYLKLLVQLYSFLSRRTDAPFNKVILKSLFLSKVNKPPVSVSRIARSLKQKGAANKTVVVVGTVTDDTRLFEFPKTTVAALKFTAGARAKILKAGGEAITLDQLAVRAPRGQNTLVLRGPRSHREAVRHFGFGPHTNKAPRILSKGTKFERARGRRRSKGFKV, translated from the exons ATGGGTGTTGATCATACTCACAAGCAGCATCAAAAGTCCGGTAACAGAACCGCTCCAAAGTCTGAAAATGTTTACTTGAAGCTTTTGGTTCAATTGTACTCCTTCCTATCTC GTCGTACCGATGCTCCATTCAACAAGGTTatcttgaaatctttgTTTTTGTCTAAGGTCAACAAGCCACCTGTTTCTGTCTCAAGAATCGCTAGATCTTTGAAGCAAAAGGGTGCTGCTAACAAGACTGTTGTCGTTGTTGGTACCGTTACCGACGACACCAGATTGTTTGAATTCCCAAAGACCACTGTCGCCGCTTTGAAATTCACTGCCGGTGCTAGAGCTAAGATCCTGAAGGCTGGTGGTGAAGCCATCActttggatcaattggcTGTCAGAGCTCCAAGAGGTCAAAACACTTTGGTCCTAAGAGGTCCAAGATCTCACAGAGAAGCTGTTAGACACTTCGGTTTCGGTCCTCACACTAACAAGGCTCCAAGAATTTTGTCCAAGGGTACTAAGTTCGAAAGAGCTAGAGGTAGAAGAAGATCTAAGGGTTTCAAGGTGTAA
- the HRP1 gene encoding Hrp1p (weakly similar to uniprot|Q99383 Saccharomyces cerevisiae YOL123W HRP1 Subunit of cleavage factor I a five-subunit complex required for the cleavage and polyadenylation of pre-mRNA 3' ends RRM-containing heteronuclear RNA binding protein and hnRNPA/B family member that binds to poly (A) signal sequences), translating into MSSDEEDFNDIYGDEPATKEEVPKTEPTADTKKEDAPSDSKDAGSNNTAATSSLDQLAALQALSSNFNQQQQQSNSNDQSTTSNSNNNDNENNNISSNTENKTSNDVSWEQLQQTMSQFQQQSQLQPPQMPQPIGSQMSENSALAANNAVKADLSRDICKMFIGGLNWETTEDTLRDYFSKYGRVIDLKIMKDTNTGRSRGFGFLTFDSSSSVDEVVKTQHILDGKVIDPKRAIPREEQDKTGKIFVGGIGADVRPKEFEEFFAQWGTIIDAQLMLDKDTGRSRGFGFVTYDSPDAVDRVCQNKFIDFKGKKIEIKRAEPRHMQKQQQMGDGMSAPAGMANPMAQMYQSPMMGGFNPMFNPQAMAEYYQKMQEYYQQMQQQTGMDYTQMFQQQMSMMMPGYPMGGAAAMPSGTTSSDSATPNQGEDSSGSNNGGVQTIGGESSERARGTERDGSEISGIGSGHGNNSVGGGKSQMNLPRGPRGPSPPSESEGGDRPSHGSGRGRDRDRHHRGSHRNGYRGGSSGYRGRGYNRRNNNGYHPYNR; encoded by the coding sequence atgagctctgacgaagaagattttaacGATATCTATGGTGATGAACCCGCCACTAAGGAGGAAGTCCCAAAGACCGAACCAACCGCTGATACTAAGAAAGAGGATGCACCCTCTGATAGTAAGGATGCCGGTTCAAATAACACTGCCGCAACTTCTTCCTTAGATCAACTGGCTGCTTTGCAGGCGCTTTCATCTAATTTTAAccagcagcaacaacagtCTAATAGTAACGACCAAAGTACTACTAGTAATtcaaataataatgataatgaaaataataatattagCAGTAATACTGAGAATAAGACAAGTAATGATGTGTCATGGgaacaattacaacaaaCTATGTCACAGtttcaacaacaatctCAATTGCAACCACCGCAGATGCCACAACCTATTGGTTCCCAAATGTCAGAGAACTCAGCACTAGCTGCAAACAATGCCGTGAAGGCAGATCTTTCAAGAGATATTTGTAAAATGTTCATCGGTGGTTTAAATTGGGAAACTACTGAAGATACATTAAGAGATTATTTTAGCAAATACGGTAGAGTTATCGATTTAAAAATCATGAAAGATACAAATACTGGTCGTTCAAGAGGTTTTGGATTCCTAACTTttgattcatcatcaagtGTCGATGAAGTCGTAAAGACTCAACACATCCTGGATGGTAAGGTTATCGATCCAAAGAGAGCCATCCCTAGGGAGGAACAAGATAAGACTGGTAAAATCTTTGTGGGTGGTATTGGTGCCGATGTTAgaccaaaagaatttgaagaattttttgcCCAGTGGGGGACAATCATTGATGCTCAATTAATGTTGGACAAGGACACAGGTAGATCTAGAGGTTTTGGATTTGTTACTTACGATTCTCCAGATGCCGTAGACAGAGTTTGTCAAAATAAATTTATCGATTTCAAGGGTAAGAAGATTGAGATCAAAAGAGCAGAACCAAGACATATGCAAAAACAACAGCAAATGGGTGATGGCATGTCCGCCCCAGCAGGAATGGCTAACCCAATGGCACAAATGTATCAAAGCCCAATGATGGGTGGTTTCAACCCAATGTTCAACCCTCAGGCAATGGCAGAATATTATCAGAAGATGCAGGAGTATTACCAACAGATGCAACAACAAACGGGTATGGACTATACACAAATGTTCCAACAACAAATGTCTATGATGATGCCAGGTTATCCAATGGGAGGTGCCGCCGCTATGCCTTCCGGAACTacttcttcagattctgcTACACCTAACCAAGGTGAAGATTCTAGTGGCAGCAATAACGGTGGTGTACAGACAATAGGAGGTGAAAGCTCAGAAAGGGCTAGAGGAACAGAAAGGGATGGTAGCGAAATCAGTGGTATCGGAAGCGGTCATGGTAATAACAGTGTTGGTGGGGGTAAATCTCAAATGAACTTACCAAGAGGCCCTCGTGGTCCTTCACCTCCTTCAGAAAGCGAAGGTGGTGATAGACCTTCACACGGTAGTGGCCGTGGCCGTGACAGAGATCGTCACCATAGGGGTAGCCACCGTAATGGCTACCGTGGTGGGAGCAGCGGGTACCGTGGACGCGGGTACAACAGACGTAACAACAATGGCTACCATCCTTACAACAGGTGA
- the SMF1 gene encoding divalent metal ion transporter SMF1 (similar to uniprot|P38925 Saccharomyces cerevisiae YOL122C SMF1 Divalent metal ion transporter): MSFGKSGRLSILNRPNKALTRGTEKDTTVQRTISLNATNVNTNLNPDDDYERENESSKKTQIWETIKAVGRKYVKFIGPGLLVSVAYIDPGNYSTSVSAGASNQFSLLCIILLSNFIAIFLQCLCIKLGSVTGLDLSRACRTYLPRWINITLYVFAECAIIATDVAEVIGTAVALNILLKIPLPAGVVITVVDVFAVMFTYKQGTSSLNFIKYFEYSVALLVLGVCVCFAIELNYLPADTSAAKVFRGFVPSSQMVEHNGLYTAISILGATVMPHSLFLGSGLVQPRLLDYDVTHGNYSVTESELEGKKTDEEVRDQKYFEYKPSMEAIKYCMKYSFVELALTLFTLALFVNCSILIVAGATLYGTPGAADADLYSIHNLLSHKIAPAVGTLFMTALLLSGQSAGVVCTMAGQIVSEGHINWTLKPWQRRLLTRCISLVPCLVISICIGREALSKALNASQVVLSILLPFLVAPLIFFTCKKSIMKVEVSEENTDAGAFENERRTKTVNMANGWITSICAIFVWVFLSFLNVYAIVELGLSGGDLN, encoded by the coding sequence ATGTCCTTTGGTAAATCAGGGCGGTTAAGTATCCTTAATAGGCCTAACAAGGCTTTAACTCGGGGGACCGAGAAAGACACTACTGTACAAAGGACAATTAGCCTCAATGCTACCAACGTTAATACTAATTTAAATCCCGATGATGATTACGAACGTGAAAATGAGAGCAGTAAAAAGACTCAGATTTGGGAAACTATTAAAGCTGTTGGTAGAAAGTATGTGAAATTCATTGGGCCCGGCCTTCTTGTCAGTGTGGCCTACATCGATCCCGGTAACTATTCCACCTCCGTGAGTGCTGGTGCTTCCAATCAATTCTCGTTACTTTGCATAATTcttttatccaattttatTGCAATCTTTCTACAATGTCTCTGTATTAAATTGGGGTCAGTTACTGGTCTTGATCTTTCCAGGGCCTGTAGAACTTATTTACCACGGTGGATAAATATAACACTCTATGTTTTTGCAGAATGTGCAATTATTGCCACAGATGTCGCTGAAGTTATTGGTACTGCTGTAGCCCttaatattcttcttaAGATTCCACTACCCGCAGGTGTTGTCATTACAGTCGTCGATGTGTTTGCAGTAATGTTCACATATAAACAAGggacttcttctttaaactttatcaaatattttgaatacAGTGTGGCACTTTTAGTTTTGGGGGTTTGTGTATGCTTTGCTATTGAATTGAACTATTTACCAGCAGATACTTCTGCTGCTAAAGTGTTTAGAGGATTTGTTCCCTCATCTCAGATGGTAGAACACAATGGGTTGTATACGGCAATCTCCATTCTAGGTGCTACCGTGATGCCTCATTCATTATTCTTGGGTTCAGGATTGGTGCAACCAAGATTATTAGATTATGATGTTACCCATGGTAACTATTCTGTCACTGAGAGTGAATTGGAAGGTAAAAAgacagatgaagaagttagaGACCAGAAATATTTCGAGTATAAACCTTCCATGGAAGCTATCAAATATTGTAtgaaatattcttttgtGGAATTAGCATTAACATTGTTCACGTTGGCTCTTTTCGTGAACTGTTCCATTCTTATAGTAGCAGGTGCTACTCTATACGGTACCCCAGGTGCCGCGGATGCAGATCTTTATTCCATTCATAATTTATTGTCACATAAAATTGCCCCTGCTGTTGGTACGTTGTTCATGACTGCACTTTTACTCAGTGGTCAGTCTGCAGGTGTAGTTTGTACAATGGCAGGTCAAATTGTTTCTGAGGGGCACATCAATTGGACTTTAAAACCTTGGCAAAGACGATTGTTGACGAGGTGCATTTCATTAGTTCCTTGTCTTGTCATTTCCATCTGTATTGGTAGAGAAGCGTTGTCCAAGGCATTAAATGCTTCACAAGTGGTATTATCTATTCTTTTACCATTCTTAGTGGCACCGTTaatctttttcacttgTAAGAAATCAATTATGAAGGTGGAAGTCTCTGAAGAAAATACCGATGCTGGTGCCTTTGAAAATGAGAGGAGGACAAAAACTGTGAATATGGCTAACGGTTGGATTACATCGATCTGTGCGATATTTGTTTGGGTGTTTTTAAGTTTCTTAAATGTTTACGCAATCGTGGAACTCGGACTTTCAGGTGGTGATCTTAACTGA